The following proteins are encoded in a genomic region of Neoarius graeffei isolate fNeoGra1 chromosome 6, fNeoGra1.pri, whole genome shotgun sequence:
- the LOC132887417 gene encoding ciliary microtubule associated protein 1B-like, producing the protein MSSRDVWVGSWRPHRPRGPIAALYKGPGPKYALPVATGVNEHDPRKWKAPAYSFGIRHLQFRESCTPGPAYLIPSNITRNGCHGNPAYSLYSRPRDLQPFQTPGPGSYRPEKAALKTFHSSPAYSLSARTNLFQKDPTPGPAAYMLPPVVGPVSVCKRSAPNISLSGRSKIGTFYEDLKKTPGPGTYRVVDTNVYRSKSAEYSILGRNNFPGDKTQKPGPGAHYPEQVISARPKAPSFTFGVRHSEYIAPLIIDIAN; encoded by the exons ATGAGCAGTCGTGATGTGTGGGTTGGTTCCTGGAGGCCTCACAGGCCAAGAGGTCCAATTGCTGCGCTGTACAAAGGCCCCGGGCCCAAGTATGCCCTCCCAGTGGCTACAG gtgtaaaTGAGCATGACCCACGGAAATGGAAAGCTCCTGCGTATAGCTTTGGAATACGGCATCTGCAATTCAGAGAAAGCTGCACACCTGGACCTGCCTACCTCATCCCCTCGAATATCACTAGAAATGGATGTCATGGCAATCCTGCGTATTCGCTATACAGTCGACCCAGAGACCTTCAGCCCTTCCAGACCCCAGGACCAG GGAGTTATCGCCCTGAGAAAGCAGCGTTGAAAACCTTTCATTCTTCCCCTGCATACTCACTGTCTGCAAGGACCAATTTGTTCCAAAAAGACCCAACACCAG GGCCTGCTGCGTACATGCTTCCCCCAGTGGTGGGGCCAGTATCAGTGTGTAAAAGATCTGCCCCAAACATTTCCCTCAGTGGCCGCAGCAAAATAGGCACCTTCTATGAAGACTTGAAGAAA ACTCCAGGTCCTGGGACTTACAGAGTTGTAGATACAAACGTTTACAGATCAAAATCTGCAGAGTACAGCATTCTTGGCCGCAACAACTTCCCGGGCGATAAAACCCAAAAGCCAGGGCCTGGAGCTCACTATCCAGAGCAG GTGATCTCAGCACGACCCAAAGCTCCCAGCTTCACCTTTGGTGTCCGTCACTCAGAATACATTGCCCCGCTGATTATCGACATCGCTAATTAA